A window of the Bombus huntii isolate Logan2020A chromosome 8, iyBomHunt1.1, whole genome shotgun sequence genome harbors these coding sequences:
- the LOC126868567 gene encoding RNA-binding protein squid-like — protein sequence MAAVDCYQNQAQTEGTGQQTQQQSQQQQQQQSQSQQQQPQQQQATAGIPGKDDERKLFVGGLSRNTTDKELRDHFSKFGEIESISVKIDPYTGVSRGFAFMVFANPKTIDKLLASGEHYINKRKVDPKRVSKKPQHGKIFVGGLTPEITDEDIKTYFGQYGTIVELQAPFDKVKNQRKGFCFITFDSKEVVYKLLKTPKQTINGKEVDVKKVKVNPDPRNQGFWGPGYGYGYGGGYGYIPEYCNGYQGGYDDMYANYDYAGYDGYDNMGYGVQGKPRGNGQGPRQFQRHQPY from the exons ATGGCGGCGGTTGACTGTTACCAGAATCAAGCCCAGACCGAGGGTACCGGCCAACAGACACAACAGCAGTCtcaacagcagcagcaacaacaatCACAGTCACAGCAACAACAACCCCAGCAACAACAAGCCACTGCCGGAATCCCAGGGAAAGATGACGAACGCAAACTTTTCGTCGGTGGTCTATCGCGTAATACCACCGACAAGGAATTACGGGATCATTTTAGTAAATTCGGAGAGATCGAAAGCATCTCCGTTAAAATCGACCCCTACACCGGTGTTTCACGAGGTTTTGCGTTTATGGTATTCGCCAATCCTAAGACAATCGACAAACTTCTGGCTTCTGGCGAGCATTACATCAATAAGAGAAAG GTGGATCCCAAACGGGTGAGTAAAAAGCCCCAACATGGTAAAATTTTTGTGGGTGGCCTTACTCCTGAAATTACCGATGAAGATATCAAAACATATTTTGGACAATATGGTACAATTGTCGAATTACAAGCACCATTCGATAAGGTAAAAAATCAGAGAAAGGGATTTTGTTTCATAACATTTGACTCGAAAGAAGTAGTGTacaaattacttaaaacacctaaacaaacgATAAATGGTAAAGAAGTGGATGTCAAGAAAGTGAAAGTTAATCCAGACCCAAGGAATCAAGGATTTTGGGGTCCAGGCTATGGTTATGGATATGGCGGAGGCTATGGTTACATTCCTGAATACTGCAATGGCTATCAAGGAGGATATGACGATATGTATGCAAACTATGATTATGCTGGTTATGATGGGTATGACAACATGGGATATGGGGTTCAAGGTAAGCCAAGAGGAAATGGTCAGGGACCACGTCAATTTCAGAGACATCAGCCGTACTAA